The Rhododendron vialii isolate Sample 1 chromosome 1a, ASM3025357v1 region GCCCCAACTTCTGCCACGCCCACCACCTCGGCCAAAGTTTGAATGTTCGCCATTTTCTGACATAAAGAGAATGCAGTGAATATGTAGGATAGGCAATGACTTCATAATTTATATGAAAATCTATAGAATTTGTTAAATTTCCAGTATGGCAAAACATAACTCCAAGAGCCACTACCTTGGTAATTTTCACTTGGGTAATAGTTGCCATATCCACGACCACCACCTCGGCCCCAGTTTGAATAACCGCCATTTTCTAGAAATAAGGTAATGCAGCAAAACATTAAGGATTATACAGGAAAGTCAAGATACATTTAAATACAAACAGATTGATCTTCAGGAGCCAATACCTTGGTAATTTCCACCTTGGTAGTTTCCATATCCACCCCTGTTCCAACCCCGTCCTCTCCCTCTACCACGGCCTCGCCCTCGACCATACGAATCTAAATCACATGTACAATAGCATTTCAATAACTTTATAATTGCAATTTAACAAGTATTCATATTTGCTATTGGTTGTTGCCCAAACCTTCATTAACAGCATTATACGGTTCACGTGCTTGTCTaggctgctgctgttgttgctgctgctgatAATTATTTTGTGGCCGTCGTTGATCTGCATGTGTTGGAGCTTGGTACCTATGAACACATATTTCCACTCAGCCAGATTCGAGTCGAAGAACCAGGAAAGAAACAGATTTATTTAGCAGTTGAATGAAAcatattttgagagagagagagagagagagagagagagatgaggaaaCCATGGGTaggtaaaattcaaaaatcatagGTGGGTCATTAGACTCGTTACAAcaagaaaagcaaaataaatgGAAGCTAGAAGCAGAGGAGTTTAAATAGGTATTTCCAGATCTCCTGAATCAAGCAAAGTTTTCTGCGAGAGCCACAATCGTGTCTAGTATTTGTATTCAGGCATAATGTCCAAGCTTCCCAAACAGAATCATAAGCTTAGAACTGAAATTTACCCTGGAGAGTTCTTGTTTAGCTCCTTAAATGACAAGGTAATCGAAATCATTGAGACCTGACGAGTCTGCTCCACACTGCGTTAGAAAACAATGGTAACCTAACATTAGACATGTAGCTTCAATACACTAACCTAGAGATGTTGAAGAAGAATAGAAAAACTTACGTTGAAAGACCCTCTTCAATGGGTTCATATACATCAGTGATCTTTACTGAACTGATGGTAGTATCTTGATGCAACTGGGGGATTCTCCTCTGTTTCAGGAATAAGACTCCGTTGATTTGTATATGGAgatccaaaagaaagaaaacataatTGACCAAATGTAGGTGAACAAACCTTTATAATCTCTGCAATGGCTACTGTCTTGCTAATTGCATTTCCCATTGCCTTTAGGACAATCTCTCTTCCACGTCTTTCCTACATACAAGATAATAAATTTCTTCCTTAATCAGAGATGATTCCCGatatatatgaaaaaagaaCCACATAACGGATGTAAGTATAAGATAAGAAAGACTACTCAATTGACTTGAGGCATAGAAAAATTGCATCATTTTTTATGAATACAAGATCAATTTGCCGTGGCAATACAAATATGTTGGGCAATATTAAAGACCCCCAGTCACCAACATCTGGACATAATCAACGAGCCGGAGGTACAGAGGATAGGTGGACAAACTTTACATAATGCACGCAGGCCACGTTTGAGCTAATCCTAACTTTTTAAGTATATCATATTGCGAGTCAGTGCAATTTCACACCCCACAAGGATCTACAATAATCTACATTTAATTTCATTCAGTTTTCAACCCAACACCCAGATCAGATCACTCATGTCTAATCATGTTGCACATTAATCAACTAAGAGAGCTGTTCCATAAGGGATCCTAAGGTAAAGTCACCTACTCGGACTGTGCACCATAATTGTTCATCAAGTATCTCATTTGCTTTCAACACAAAACAGCTTGTCTACGAAAAAGTTCTGCAAATCCATGATGCAACCTAATAATGAAGCGAAATTACCAAATGGTGCCAAACAAAGCCATGAGCTAGAGTCCATTTTTCATTCCAAATCGCACATAATGGACCAAGACAGG contains the following coding sequences:
- the LOC131320470 gene encoding glycine-rich cell wall structural protein 1.0, which gives rise to MDRYQKVEKPRPEVPINENEIRITASGLVRNYLTYATTLLQERRGREIVLKAMGNAISKTVAIAEIIKRRIPQLHQDTTISSVKITDVYEPIEEGLSTVEQTRQVSMISITLSFKELNKNSPGYQAPTHADQRRPQNNYQQQQQQQQPRQAREPYNAVNEDSYGRGRGRGRGRGRGWNRGGYGNYQGGNYQENGGYSNWGRGGGRGYGNYYPSENYQENGEHSNFGRGGGRGRSWGYRGPRYDTGRGGGGYDSGRGGGGGGGYDTGRGGGGGYDSGRGGGGGGGYDTGRGGGGGYDSGRGGGGGGGYDTGRGGGGGYDTSRGGGEGGGYDTGRGGGGGGGYDTGRGGGGGRGYGRGRGRGRMGGRPRGGGNQA